Proteins found in one Kluyveromyces marxianus DMKU3-1042 DNA, complete genome, chromosome 2 genomic segment:
- the VVS1 gene encoding Vvs1p — protein MSADDHLLSDQRSNVELYDVEETAGRKGVTVTLHLLLSMIVACLGSLQYGYHMGELNAPQDYITCKAGSDPRYRDSFLGRFGLSECIEMSESQFGLVTSVFSIGGLIGSLVAGPLADKYGRKPISYWNCGFGMLGSALLFISNSYYEMLFGRLLVGVSCGSLIVVTPLFINEMSPSSLKGSLGSMNQVSINCGILVTQSLAMAWANMLQWRWILLFGGIISFVNFVLLFRISESPKWLVSRGNITDAEDVLSQLRGGSRQESRQEINGWIQGSQPQPVRSFRDLEAHTNAQQDLGVTQNLARPSSTRSSLRDYETVSLLEYFNDPKYRYPRRVISTILMAQQFCGVNSIIFYGVKVIKKAFPNTAIIINFGVSIVNVLVTFFSSPLVDRWGRKPLLICSSTLMALCSFMICIGIVNSIPLILAVFVVLYITAFACGLGPIPFLIISELSHPETVGTAQSYGTTMNWIATFIVGYGFPALNSVIDGYVFLLFSGVAACFSLYVYRFVPETKGKLDYTDIWKSIDPRVAYSQ, from the coding sequence ATGAGCGCCGACGATCACTTGTTGTCTGATCAAAGGAGTAATGTGGAGCTATACGATGTTGAAGAGACTGCTGGTAGAAAGGGCGTGACCGTCACTCTTCATCTATTACTTTCGATGATTGTAGCGTGTTTAGGGTCTTTGCAATATGGGTACCATATGGGAGAGTTAAATGCGCCCCAGGATTATATAACGTGCAAGGCAGGTTCAGATCCGAGATATAGGgattcttttcttggacGGTTTGGGCTATCGGAGTGCATAGAGATGAGCGAGTCTCAATTCGGGTTAGTCACTTCGGTTTTTAGCATTGGTGGGTTAATTGGTTCACTAGTGGCAGGTCCATTAGCAGATAAGTATGGCAGAAAACCAATTAGCTATTGGAATTGTGGCTTTGGAATGTTGGGGTCTGCGTTGCTCTTTATTAGCAACAGTTATTATGAGATGTTATTCGGGAGGCTCTTGGTCGGAGTGTCGTGCGGCAGCTTGATTGTTGTCACACCTTTGTTTATCAACGAAATGTCTCCGTCGAGTCTCAAGGGGTCATTGGGATCCATGAACCAAGTGAGTATTAACTGTGGTATATTGGTTACGCAGTCGTTGGCAATGGCTTGGGCAAACATGTTGCAATGGAGATGGATTTTACTGTTTGGCGGAATCATATCTTTTGTGAACTTCGTTCTATTATTTAGGATCAGCGAATCTCCAAAGTGGCTTGTTTCAAGGGGAAACATTACAGATGCAGAAGACGTCTTGTCACAGTTGCGTGGAGGATCTCGACAAGAATCTCGACAAGAAATCAACGGTTGGATCCAGGGGTCTCAACCCCAACCAGTGCGGTCTTTCAGAGATTTAGAAGCCCACACCAACGCCCAGCAGGATCTGGGTGTAACACAAAATTTGGCTAGACCATCTTCGACGAGATCTTCACTTCGCGATTATGAAACCGTCTCTCTATTAGAATATTTCAACGATCCAAAATACAGATATCCAAGAAGAGTTATATCTACAATACTTATGGCTCAGCAATTTTGCGGTGTAAACtctattatattttatggTGTCAAAGTGATCAAGAAAGCGTTCCCAAACACTGCTATAATTATCAACTTTGGGGTTTCCATCGTGAACGTTTTGGTAacgtttttttcttctccattAGTAGACCGCTGGGGTAGGAAGCCCTTATTAATCTGTTCATCCACATTGATGGCATTGTGCTCTTTCATGATTTGCATAGGTATTGTGAATAGTATACCATTGATACTTGCtgtgtttgttgttttataCATCACTGCGTTTGCATGTGGATTGGGGCCCATCCCATTTTTAATCATTAGTGAGCTTTCACATCCCGAGACTGTCGGTACTGCTCAAAGTTACGGCACAACCATGAACTGGATTGCGACGTTTATTGTGGGGTATGGATTTCCCGCCCTTAATAGTGTAATTGATGGGTATGtgtttttattgttttctggAGTTGCTGCATGCTTTTCGTTGTACGTCTACCGTTTCGTTCCTGAAACAAAGGGTAAATTAGATTATACAGACATTTGGAAAAGTATTGACCCCAGAGTCGCTTACAGTCAATGA